Proteins encoded in a region of the Schistocerca serialis cubense isolate TAMUIC-IGC-003099 chromosome 6, iqSchSeri2.2, whole genome shotgun sequence genome:
- the LOC126483826 gene encoding GPN-loop GTPase 2-like, whose translation MAAIFGQLVIGPPGSGKTTYCQTMGHFLKSIGRKVSVINIDPANDSLIYEAAADVSELVTVDDVMTNLHLGPNGGLMFCMEFLEKNVDWLLEHVCRLRDSYILFDCPGQVELYTHHNSMKNITEKLEKYGVHLCAVHLVDCHYCNDPGKFISALLLSLSAMLQLALPHINVLSKVDLLSKYSSKLHFGLDFYTDVLDLKYLLDCLDEDPFTKKYKKLNAAIVSLVEDFSLVSFIPMNIGDRQSILKVKNAVDKANGYIFGAGEQRNVQALLACAVGADYETGEDMDRFTEGAAGDDEDDDDLMMRGVWA comes from the exons ATGGCTGCGATTTTTGGACAACTTGTTATAGGGCCTCCAGGGAGTGGAAAGACAACAtactgtcagacaatgggccattTCCTTAAGAGTATTGGGAGGAAAGTTTCAGTTATAAATATAG ATCCAGCTAACGATTCCCTGATTTATGAAGCAGCAGCTGATGTATCAGAGTTAGTTACCGTGGATGATGTGATGACTAATCTGCACCTAGGACCCAATGGAGGACTGATGTTTTGTATGGAATTTTTGGAGAAAAATGTTGATTGGTTACTAGAGCATGTGTGCCGCTTGAGAGATTCTTACATTTTATTTGACTGTCCTGGGCAG GTTGAATTATACACTCATCATAATTCAATGAaaaatattacagaaaagctaGAGAAATATGGTGTTCATCTATGTGCTGTCCATCTCGTAGACTGTCATTACTGTAATGATCCAG GGAAGTTTATCTCAGCATTGCTGCTCTCCTTGTCAGCAATGTTGCAACTAGCATTGCCACATATCAATGTTCTGTCAAAAGTAGACCTTCTTTCAAAGTACAGCAGCAAGTTACATTTTGGGTTGGATTTTTACACAGATGTCCTTGATCTCAAGTATTTACTGGACTGTTTGGATGAAGATCCATTCACAAAAAA ATACAAAAAATTAAATGCTGCAATAGTTTCATTAGTTGAAGATTTCAGTTTGGTATCATTCATACCCATGAATATTGGAGACAGACAGAGTATTCTTAAAGTAAAAAATGCTGTGGACAAAGCAAATGGATATATTTTTGGAGCGGGGGAGCAACGTAATGTGCAAGCGCTGCTTGCATGTGCTGTGGGAGCTGATTATGAAACGGGTGAAGATATGGACAGATTTACGGAGGGTGCAGCAGGTGATGATGAGGATGACGACGATCTTATGATGAGGGGTGTATGggcataa